The following proteins are co-located in the Rhodococcus opacus B4 genome:
- a CDS encoding SDR family oxidoreductase — MNLFDLSGRIALVTGSSRGIGYALARGLAGAGATIVLNGVSQGRLAQARELLGAEFGDTRVHAYAFDVTDPERVTEAVERIESEVGPIEILVNNAALQHRQPLLDVTLDDWNRVLTTDLTSAFLVGRAVARFQIGRGSGKIVNVCSVQSDLARPTIAPYTAAKGGLRNLTRAMTAEWARSGLQINGLAPGYIHTEMTQALVDDAEFDAWLRGRAPAGRWGTPDDLVGPAVWLASDASRYVNGQVIFVDGGMTSVV, encoded by the coding sequence GTGAACCTCTTCGATCTGTCCGGGCGCATCGCTCTGGTCACCGGATCGAGCCGGGGAATCGGCTACGCACTCGCGCGGGGCCTGGCCGGTGCGGGCGCCACGATCGTCCTCAACGGGGTCTCACAGGGACGTCTCGCGCAGGCACGTGAGCTGCTCGGCGCGGAGTTCGGCGACACCCGGGTTCACGCGTACGCGTTCGACGTCACCGATCCCGAACGGGTGACGGAAGCCGTCGAACGGATCGAGTCGGAGGTCGGGCCGATCGAGATCCTGGTGAACAACGCTGCGCTGCAACACCGCCAGCCCCTGCTCGACGTCACTCTCGACGACTGGAACAGGGTGCTCACGACCGACCTCACCAGCGCCTTCCTCGTCGGGCGTGCGGTCGCCCGGTTCCAGATCGGCCGTGGGAGCGGAAAGATCGTCAACGTCTGCTCGGTGCAGAGCGACCTGGCCCGGCCCACCATCGCGCCGTACACCGCCGCGAAGGGCGGGCTGCGGAATCTGACCCGCGCGATGACTGCGGAGTGGGCGCGTTCCGGGTTGCAGATCAACGGCCTCGCGCCCGGCTACATCCACACCGAGATGACGCAGGCTCTCGTCGACGACGCCGAGTTCGACGCCTGGCTCCGCGGCCGCGCGCCGGCGGGCCGGTGGGGCACCCCGGACGACCTCGTGGGCCCGGCGGTGTGGCTGGCGTCGGACGCCTCCCGCTACGTCAACGGTCAGGTGATCTTCGTCGACGGCGGGATGACCTCGGTCGTGTGA
- a CDS encoding fumarylacetoacetate hydrolase family protein — MRLARIATDSGPRPVCLRDGRWHEVADPFADTMTFTGPAHDVDGARLLAPAEPRVLLGMAHNGAPGDRNLPLQAFMKSARTVIGPDDPIFADEGLGKVVVEGELAVVIRRTCRRLRPEDVPSAILGYTIGNDVTAVEQIALDDKLTQAKHGDGFTPLGPWIETDLDPGDVPIAVGVNGITVAEASTRQLAWNVTEQLVHLTRYLTLGPGDVVLTGCPLTSGPVEPGDRADITLDGIGTLSNPVSAL, encoded by the coding sequence ATGAGGCTGGCCCGCATCGCCACCGATTCGGGACCGCGGCCTGTCTGCCTGCGCGACGGTCGCTGGCACGAGGTGGCCGATCCGTTCGCGGACACGATGACGTTCACCGGACCGGCGCACGACGTGGACGGGGCACGACTGCTCGCGCCCGCCGAACCGCGGGTCCTGCTCGGGATGGCACACAACGGCGCGCCCGGAGACCGGAACCTCCCGTTGCAGGCGTTCATGAAGTCGGCGCGCACGGTGATCGGCCCCGACGATCCGATCTTCGCCGACGAAGGGTTGGGGAAGGTCGTCGTCGAGGGCGAACTGGCCGTCGTCATCCGGCGCACGTGCCGCAGGCTGCGCCCGGAGGACGTCCCGTCCGCGATTCTCGGCTACACGATCGGCAACGACGTCACCGCCGTCGAGCAGATCGCGCTGGACGACAAGCTCACCCAGGCGAAACACGGCGACGGCTTCACACCGCTGGGCCCGTGGATCGAGACGGACCTCGACCCCGGCGACGTGCCGATCGCCGTGGGCGTCAACGGCATCACCGTTGCGGAGGCGTCCACCCGGCAGCTGGCGTGGAACGTCACCGAGCAATTGGTCCACCTCACCCGGTATCTGACCCTCGGGCCGGGAGACGTCGTGCTCACAGGTTGCCCGTTGACGTCGGGCCCGGTCGAACCGGGCGACCGGGCCGACATCACGCTCGACGGCATCGGCACGCTGAGCAACCCGGTGAGTGCGCTGTGA
- a CDS encoding MFS transporter has translation MSPESKSAPVRASDDPDYAANLKRATLASSIGSALEYYDFALYGLASALIFGELFFPAMGASAALMASFGTYAVGFLARPIGGLFFGALGDRLGRKAVLMITIAIMGGASTLIGVLPTGAQVGIWAPILLVALRLLQGFGAGAEQAGATTLMAEYSPTSRRGFFSALPFVGIMVGTLMASGVFAILGQIDRELLLAWVWRVPFLASIFLIAVAVFIRLRMQESPTFIKLEKQDQISESPFRELIGNSMPSVLRGIGLRMAENGGSYIFQTLGISYVTTVVGVSKSIGPLAIACGAAIGMLVIPFSGALSDRFGRMRVYRFGAALQLVLAVPSWWLLSLGNPYLVVATLAVSYGIGVNVMLGAQCAALPELFGNRHRYIGVAVARETSAILAGGIAPFVGALLLSLMNNSWVPLAIYVLVLSVITFATTFVTPETRGRDLGLAWDAMADPAHGPDAVVPSDNRVDA, from the coding sequence ATGTCCCCAGAATCGAAGAGCGCACCCGTCCGAGCCTCCGACGACCCGGACTACGCCGCGAACCTCAAACGCGCGACGCTCGCCAGTTCCATCGGCAGCGCACTCGAGTACTACGACTTCGCCCTGTACGGACTGGCATCGGCGCTGATCTTCGGTGAGCTGTTCTTCCCCGCGATGGGGGCGTCGGCCGCGCTGATGGCCAGCTTCGGCACGTACGCCGTCGGATTCCTGGCCCGCCCCATCGGCGGTCTGTTCTTCGGCGCCCTCGGCGACCGCCTCGGACGCAAGGCCGTCCTGATGATCACGATCGCGATCATGGGCGGGGCGAGCACCCTGATCGGCGTGCTGCCCACCGGAGCCCAGGTCGGCATCTGGGCGCCGATCCTGCTGGTCGCGCTGCGACTGCTGCAGGGCTTCGGCGCCGGCGCCGAGCAGGCCGGTGCCACCACACTGATGGCCGAGTACTCCCCCACCTCGCGCCGCGGGTTCTTCTCCGCACTCCCCTTCGTCGGGATCATGGTGGGCACCCTCATGGCGTCCGGGGTGTTCGCGATCCTCGGCCAGATCGATCGTGAACTGCTCCTGGCCTGGGTGTGGCGGGTGCCGTTCCTGGCGTCGATCTTCCTCATCGCGGTCGCCGTGTTCATCCGGCTCCGCATGCAGGAGAGCCCCACGTTCATCAAGCTGGAGAAGCAGGACCAGATCAGCGAGAGCCCGTTCCGGGAACTGATCGGCAACTCGATGCCCAGCGTGCTCCGCGGCATCGGCCTGCGGATGGCCGAGAACGGCGGCTCCTACATCTTCCAGACCCTCGGCATCAGCTACGTGACGACGGTGGTGGGCGTCAGCAAGTCGATCGGACCGCTCGCCATCGCGTGTGGCGCCGCCATCGGCATGCTCGTCATCCCGTTCTCGGGCGCGCTGTCGGATCGCTTCGGGCGGATGCGGGTGTACCGGTTCGGTGCGGCGCTGCAACTCGTCCTCGCCGTCCCGTCGTGGTGGCTGCTCTCGCTCGGCAACCCCTACCTCGTGGTGGCGACCCTCGCGGTCAGCTACGGCATCGGCGTCAACGTGATGCTCGGCGCGCAGTGCGCCGCCCTGCCCGAGCTGTTCGGAAACCGTCACCGCTACATCGGCGTCGCGGTCGCGCGGGAGACGAGCGCGATCCTCGCCGGCGGAATCGCCCCCTTCGTCGGCGCGCTGCTGCTGTCGCTGATGAACAACTCCTGGGTGCCGCTCGCGATCTACGTGCTGGTCCTCAGCGTCATCACGTTCGCCACGACGTTCGTGACACCCGAGACCCGCGGCCGCGACCTCGGGCTCGCGTGGGACGCGATGGCCGACCCGGCGCACGGCCCGGATGCCGTCGTCCCGTCCGACAATCGGGTCGACGCATGA